DNA from Branchiostoma lanceolatum isolate klBraLanc5 chromosome 9, klBraLanc5.hap2, whole genome shotgun sequence:
CaaaggaggacaaccttcctgAGGATTCCACATTGAAGGTGAAAAATATTCCTAAAATGTCCGCATTTAAACCCTGGTAATACGTCACTAAAACAAGTACGTACAGAATTTTGTAGCTGGTAACACACAAATGTGTCCAGTGCGCACGAAGGCTGTGATCAACAAAGTGTAACGAAGTTTTACTCCGTGACTACCGCAGGTTGTGGCATTTGTCGAGGATCCATTTGTGTGGAGTGTAGAGAATGCCGAGGTATCCTCATCAGTAATCATGGTGACGATCACCAGAAACAGTGGTCTAGCTGACTTGCAGCCAAACATCACCGTCGTAGTCAAACAAAGGGTGCAATTTGGGACCACGAGTGACGCAGAAGACCAGTATCATAATACCCTGCCGAAAGCATACAGGAGGAAACTCGATGATGCAGGAAGATCATTCCCTCGGACCAAGGTTTCTAGTCATGACAACAACATGAAGTATCACGCCATGTACATTGCCGATGAAGGCCAGGTGCCCCTGCTCAGATTCTCAGTCGATGACGTCGACACAGAGCTGCAGGTGTATTTCCGGTTTCGCAACTTCCCAACTGAGGAAGAATACGAATACACAACAACTGTCAAACATTCTGAAGAAACTAATTTTGACGGCTTCGACATGCCATTTGGCCTCGTTTACTCcgatttcaatatttcatttgtCCCGGAGATCCGAATGGAACGCGGATGGCTCATGGTCGGCGTGAAGAAAAAAGGTAGACATTATCTGATCACTACGTTCGCATTTCTTGAAGCTGCTCGACGCTGCTTATATTTCGTTTGGAATGTCAAAAAATGAGCAACGCAACAAATGAACACTAAAGTTTAGGGCCATTATGAGAAGTGTCAATTATTCAGTATCGAAATACTAATTATGTTGGGAATAAAGGCATTGCTCGCTCAGGAACGAACACTAATGCCTCCCCATGTTTGGTTGTGTACTAGGCGGAGACCTCCCCCACGGTGGTTTGAGACGACTCCTGACGTCAGCGGTCCCTCAGACCCCGCCCCCTCCAGGTCGTGATGGCAGCCCGGCAGGATTCACACTGCAGACTGTTGCAGTCTCCTGTCTGATGCGGGGAAACGAGGATCAGACGTGGGATAACCGCCGCTGCAAGGTTGTACTCACCTACCGATCTTTATTTCTTACTACTTAGCTGCACTTGTTAACGCATCCGATTGTAGGTTAACTACGTAACAATTCCTAGAGCTCATATCCTTTAAATGAACAAGCATTAGAGAAAGCTGATTTTGATTAACAGAAAATTTATAGTCTGTCTTTTGCTTCTCCTGTTGCTTCCCTGACAAAAGTAATTTTATTACACTGTATTATCTGCACCGCAGGTTGGGCTTGAAACGAACGAGACGACCACTCAATGCAAGTGTGACATGACACCACAAAGCGATGGGAAAAGCTCTAGGGTGATTCTGGCAACTTCTTTTCTGGCGCTTCCTAATTTCGTGCACTTCGACAAGTTTGGTACCAACATTGACAGCAAGCTGTCCAGAAATTCGACCGTGTATGGAACGATCTTAGCGCTGTGGATGATATTTTTGATGTCCCAACTATTGATATTACATTCAAACATCAGGGTACGTCAAAATCAATACTTACCTGATTTAGTGATTATTTGAaagttctgtatgatattctaAGCTTAAATCAATGTTTTCAACAATTGAACGCTCTTGTTTCCGACAATGGCATTATTAGTCGGTGCCATGAAAATCAGCTATCGAGTGTTTATAAAAAATGTTATATCTAGACATCAATGCTTTTTCAGAGCCACATCGCTAAATTCACTGCAGTGGCCGACAGCTTTGCTCTTGGACATGAAGCAAACCTCGCCGAAGCAAacgccaacatggcggctgttCCCAAAGTCTCCACAATCCCATCTGAGGTTCCCGGTTCGGAATACGTCTACGTCGTGTCTGTTCGTACGGGAACACAGCCTGATGCCGGCACGGCGTCTGTAGTCGGGCTGATGATCACTGGGTCAGAGGGCAGGACAGCCATGGTCACTCTCAACCCTGAAGGCTTGGTGAGAATTGTTGTGCTTATATTTCCGCGTCTTTGAACCAGCAAAAGAAAGACACGACAAAGGCTTTTATGGCCCAAATCCTTAGTTTGATTTGCAGTGGTAACACGATAtcataaataaagaaatgcagACATTGCCATTGATATACGAAACTGATAACCGATAGCCATAATCTCACATCCCTCTGTTTGTATGTCTTTAGATCCTAGCCAGAGGTGGTGACACGTACCACATCATGGTGACACCGGCCTCAATCGGTAAGCTCCAGTCTGTGCAGGTCTGGCACGACAGCTCCGGGAAGGGCGCCATGGAGTCACTCTTCATAGACAGCATTAAGGTCTGGGACATACAGACAGAACAAGGGTGGGTGCATGAGCAATTTTCGATGTCTAATTGTTTCAATCCCTAGTTTAAGGCGGTGCCTCCAGGCCAAAGTGTAATCTACAAGATCAGAAGTTGTAGGAATTCACTTTTCAGTGATACGGATgccaaatgaaaataaaacgtaAGGTAACGCTGTCAATGTGTAATTTGAGACTTCAAACATGATTTTCTCAATCTTAGATGAACATTTTTGAAAGTAGATAAACATTTGGACTGAGCTTCGCCTGCTCATAACAGATTTGAGATCATGAGTAAAATTGATGCCTGTTTTTTTGTCCACAGTTGCTGTTTCCCGTGTTATACCTGGCTGTCATCTAACAAAGGAGACGGTAGGACAATAAGGACCTTGCAGGCAGCTCCTGATGGAGAAATGCGGTAGGTCCCGCAGGTTTTCACCTGCCCTACATTTTACGTTGTGGacttgagtgagtgagttggtgagtgagtgagtgagtgagcgagtgggtgagtgagtgagtgagtgagtgagtgagtgagtgagtgactgactgactgactgagtgaTTGAGTATGTATAAACCATTTGAAATTGTGATTCGTAGTCATTGAAGGATGCAGCCAATACATGACATGGTAAAAAAACTAAAGATGGGATTTGACAATAATCTTAAGTAGGAATGACACTGCATTAATCTGCACCAACAATAACGCTAGTACGATACTTGTCTTTATACATGTTATAAAATATTCTGACCAAATAACGGGTCGAAAACCAGACAATATATTATACAATAGAAGCAGTTCTCTCTGGTTTCCTTTGAGATATGTCGTCTTATTTACCTTAGGATGTCCGAATACGCCCTGCCGACATTTTCGTACCTTCTGTACGACGACCATCTGCTCCTGTCAGCCGTGTATAACTCTGGTGTGAGACACTTCAGCCGGGCGCAGCGCCTGGTCTGCTGCCTGACCCAGACCACCCTGTGGATGGTGGGAAGCGCCATGTGGTACGCGTTTAAACTGGGTGCACACGAGGTCACTTTGTTCGACGCTAGCGTCACCACTCTCCGTCTTTCGGAACtgattggtactgcagcaacatCGTTCACAGTGTTCCTGCCAGTTTACGCCATCCTTGTGCCCATGTTTCGCAAGCAGTCCCCGTTGGAAGATCACATTCCCTCAAAACTGATGAAATCTCCATCCACCTGCCGATTTCCGTACAAGACAGTGGCGTGGATCCTCGCCATCCTGACGTCCGTCAGCAGCAGCTTCTTCGTGATCATGTACAGTCTGCAGTTTGGAACTGAGAGAAGCCAGGCCTGGCTGAAGGAATTCGTTCTGACATTCCTGTTCTCTACATTCCTACTGGAGCCTGTTgaggttgaattttttttttattttcctttgccTAGATGTAATGGCGTCAGCTACTTTCAGGGATATGCAGCCCTCATAAAACACAACTTGAATGTACTACTAGACAAACTTTCAAAATGAGGGTTTTGACCATCTCTTGGCAATGCATGCTGCAGAACTTCGTAGATAACTTTCAAAACGTGGTCTCTCATAACCGCATGTACAGGCGAGCTTGTGACTTAACCAATGTACGCATTTGCAGATTTTTCTGATAGCCTACACCAAGGCAGCCATCATCGGACCCATTGTGTGGTCTGGGACAGCTTGTGTTCGGGGAGTTTTGGGGACGAAATCATCGGACCAACAACGTTCTCCAATCGGTGTTATTCAGAAGAAGAGCAAGGATTATGATGGTAAGTCTCCACAACTTCCACATGTATGGCCACCGTAGACAGCTACGACCATAGTTGCCAGTCACTGGAcgcctttgttttgtttcacaaaGAATGCAAGGATTATGACATGTTTTGTAACTATTTGACACGAAGAAGATTCTTGATGACGGTTTTACTAATCAACTAAAGGCTGTGTATGATGTATTTAGTTGGTTTAAAGAAGCTCAGAATGGTTACTTGGTTACCTTTACTGTAAGATAGAGATTTTTTCTTTGTAGTATTTCAAAAAACTAACGGCATTGGTGTTCTGTATTTCCGAATAAGTTCCTGGTCGGAGGGTTTTACCACCAGCcccgaagaaaaccgaccatGACCCGAACTGGACCGAGAAGATTACCAAAGGTAGAAGCATCCTGGTGGTCCTGGTGTTTCTGCTGATCTTCACCGGGAATGCCTTCTACATCGGGGTTCTGGGCTTCGACAGACACGCCTACTACGTCAGGACCTCGCTGGAGAACAGCCTACTATCCGGATATAAGGAGgtatgattagaaaaaaaaactgccgTTCTTAAGCTACGAGACCCTCCAGTGGATGGATACCAAAATGATTACTTTACTAGCATGACATTTCTTCTGAGCTGGTAAATTACATAATTGAAAATCCAACTGTTCTccaagtaaaagaaaagaaaattgacTCACTAGAATTTTCGACCACTTGGTCTTCATCAGCTGACTGACCCAAGTGAttacgcacgtgtgacgtcagcactgggtcaaagtcaGGGCACACCAATcttctctcaaccgggacggggggcgctGCCAACTTCCGACGAACTTTGATCCAGTATTCACGTCACACGCGCGTAATCACGTGTATACGGCACTTGGGTCAGATACCAGATGAAGACCGagtgtttttgttgaaaaattaaGAGATTTAATTTTCTTGAGACGGAGAACAGTTCAATTTTTCATTATGATTACTTTCATTGACCTTCCGAACAACTATCGGTCTATAAGCAAGTTGTACAAACTTAGAGACAAATTGCCGCTTAATTTTTATGTTGTCTTCTCTGGAATCTGTGCACTAAAATACTGTAATTAATTTCCCTTCTGCAGGTCACCACAGTAGACGATGCTTGGGAGTGGCTGTCGTCTGAACTGATGCCGTCCCTTCACCCAGAACATGGATACAGCGGGCAGAAGCTGAGGTGGCTGGACAAACAGTTTCCGGTCGGAACAAACGCATTCCGGATCGGTCCTGTTCGCCTGGAGAGAACCACCAAGTATCCAGGTGACAAAGCACTGCGAATCCCAaagcttttgttttgtgtttcattTGATTTGTAAAACTGGTCAATAATTATTTGTACTCGTTATCATATAATAGGTTTTTATTTGGATCTCCATTCAATTTCAGGGAACCCAATAGACATAGACCTCGAACACAGTAACCAAAGGCTCTATCCTGAGCtgtttatgtatctacaaaacgAAGCTCTTGGCCGACAGAGTGGACGAAGCTGTTTGCACAACGGAACTACCAGTATTGTCGACGACTTTAGGTATATCAAAGACACGTTTGCAGTATTTGATACTGATGACGTCTTGGCAAGTTTTCTTATGTACAGTAGACAGAGAAGAACTAcgcaaatttcatcattgtatTCTATTAATTAGTTTTATAACCTGTGGATCTTTGTCATTGGCATTTGTAATACAGCTTCGATTTGTTTATCTACCTTTCAGCTTGTCTTATAAAGTACTGTAATTGTGTTTCAGAAACGAGACTTGGACCTGCCACGAGATGCTGGTCAGGCTGCTGCAGTGATAGAATTCCTCAAACAAACCAACTGGATCCTGATGGTTTCAGACACTCTCATCCTCCGGATCAACTTCTACCACCCTGACGTGAAGCTGTTCAGCACCGTTGTGTTCAGGCTGCAGTACACCCCAGGGGGCGCTGCTTATCTACAGCCCAGTATCGAGACCTTCCGGCTGTTCCAGTACCAAACAGCAGACGACTTCGTTCAGATGCTTTTCCACATCTTGTTCATCCTTTTCTTCATCTACAACGTCCTGAATGAGATTTGGAACATACGGAAGAGCGGCCGTCTGTACTTCAGCAGTTTCTGGAACATCTTGATCCTGTGCAACATTGGCTTGTCGACAGCCGTCATTGTGACATTCACACTTCGGTATATCGAGGCAGCCGCTGCATTAGGTGACATGGAACAGGCAAAAGGTATTTGGCAACAAAGTATCCTAACAGTTTTTACGCTTGGGAGAAACCAGATTTGTTAAGGCAAACTACGAAACCGTCTTTTGCATAAGTGAAAGATATCATTTGCTGTTACGTGTAGTGTTTATTGTTCAAGTTTAGAAATTGTCGAGATACCAAGAGACATTAAAAGTAACGTTTTTACATGTGGATTTGTTACAGGGCTGTTCGGCATTAATGAGTTTGTGGACATCAGTACCGCCAGCCAATGGGACGCAACCTTCAAGGAGGTCCTGTCCTTCTCCATCTTCATCAGCACCTGCAGCATCCTCCGGGTTCTCAACTTCTCCAGGGGTGTTGCTACCGTCTACGCTCTGCCTCGTGTACGTGGAACTCATCTTCCAAATCTATATCCGAGAATCCAAAGTTGTAGTCCATTTTGTTGTTCCATTaatttgtaaaacaaaaataaacatttttttttcgtttacaCTAGCTGGTATACGGAGAAGCCCTTGCGTTTGCGGTGTACATGCTGGTTGTTATAGTGGCCTACGGCTTCAGCGGGATCCTGATATTCGGAAAAAACATGGAGAGCTTCTCCGGCTTTAAGAAAACGTCGTACGTGCTGTTTGAGATGAGCTTGGGGAGGCCGTTCGTAGGTGTCTTTGCGGACGACATGAAGACAGTGGATCGTGTCATGGGACCTGTGTATTATTCCACATTCGTCATGATCTTCGTCTTTTACCTGGTCAGACAAAAATTAGTTTATTTAATTCTGCATTTtggataaatacatgtatgtaccaccaCCAACCATCGAAAAATATTGCATCTAATAAGTGTTTCAGCTTAAACTCCAACAACCTGTCTTAAAGAGCATTATGTACGTCTGTTTATGTTTCCTACAGATGAATCTGGGAGTCGGGATGCTCTGTAACTGGATGAGCTACTGCGAGACGTCTGACGACATCGGCGTGGACACGGAGATGGGAGATTACTTCTGGAACTCCTTCAGGAGTCTTCTGGGCATGCGCCATAAGTCAGAGGACATTGACGGTAATGTAACTTTTTTCTGTGACCTTTTTGTCACTTTTGAAGGTATCGTAAGTATTTTGAGGCaaagacatttaaaaaattagaaggaggttttgttttgtatgtcagTCACCCATGTCTCACAGTCTTATCAGCTCTTGGCATTTCCTATTTCTTTAAACCACGAAGTTATTTTCCCATGGCAACGTTTAACTGCATGTACAGATAGTACCACTGCTCCTGTCAGTCAGAATAGATAGTAGGTAGTCATTTTAGTGATACCAGCAGGTTGATACTTACTTGATACTCGATGAGGTCTCCTCAACGTTCGATTGAGTAGCCTGCGTCAAGGTTCACAGCTTTGAAATATCCCCAAATTTGCTATCAAATAACCCCACAATTGATAAAGAAACTTTAGCGTAGCCTTTTACCCAAATCTTTTGTTCTGTTTAGCATTACATATGAGAAATGTATAATATACACCCCAGATATTTTGTCGTTTCTGTAGATGAAGCACAACTTCCTGACCACTTTATGGACGAAACCCTCCAGCGGACGGATACGGTACTGCAGGAAGTGGACAGGGTGACTGATCTGATGTACAAGTTTGAGTGCAAGAAGCGTCAACTGACTCACGTTCCAGCAGGCACTTCGCGAGATCTCGTGTAAACTCCGATCTCAAGCAATTTGGCTAGCTTGACGTATCAGTAAAGGCTCGACATAACTGAAATGTCATGCGATAAATACTGAATTATTTCAACAAGCGAGGTTCCACCTCAACTGATTTAAACGTTTTAACTAAGAAATTGTAACTAAGACATTTTAACAGGTATGTCGTTAATTTTAGTGAGAGAAGGTATGAGAAGGTGTTGAATGTATAAATGAAGTTCTGCAATACAAAGCTCATCGTTTTGTATTGGATTCACATTATTGAATTTATGCATGTATTTATAAGGTATAGTTACTCTTAAGTTTAAAATCGATTGTCATCTTTTATTATTTCATCTTAATCGAAGTTATAGATAAGAATCTTAAATTTACATTTCATCGCACGTGTGATTATGGCGTTAACGACTAACAATGTAGATGTTGTGATTGCCCTTAAGAATAGTACAGTTTAGGCTAACCTACGTTTTGCCCCAGACCTTAATCTTGTCTTAACCACTGACTTCGAACAATTTGATCATCTTGACGTACCAGAAAAGGACACAAGCTCGACATAGCTGAAATATTATATGACAAATAGTACATGATTTCAACAAGCGAGGTTTTACCACTGATTAAACTTTTTAACTAAGACATTTTAACTAAGACATTTCAACAGGTTTAATGTAAGTTTGAGTGTGTGTATCGTATTGGATCTATGAATGTATGCATATATTTAAGGTATAATTAATCttaagttttaaaataaatCGATTGtcatttttgtccaatttttTATGTAATCAAGGTGATAGATCAGAATCTTTCAATTCTATTTAATTGCACATCTGAGTATGGCGTAGACAACTAACAATGTAAATATTATGATTGTCCTTTTACAGTTTAGGCTAACCTACGTTTTGCCCCGAATCGTACTCTTGTCTGAACTGTTTCATGAGCTAATGAGCTAAAAACAACTAGGATGAAATATTTAATATTAAGGTTCTTTGTATGAATCCTCCTATTCCTTCTAATTGAAGATTGCAAATATGATCATAGTGTGACCAGGTAATGATGTAGGTATTGTAAATATCCTTAGGGCCCAGGCTAAGCCATTGTTTGTATCAAATCTTGTCTTAATCTTTATCATGAGCAAATGTCTTACAAACTAGGATCAaatacgtaataaacaatgcttGGTACCAAATTTTAGTCTTGTCTTAACCCCGTCCTAGACTGGCTTTTTTGGGATTCCTGGGGCCAGGGTGGATCTTTCGccaccctccccccccccttcataacTGCCAGACAGTATGATGTACAATCATCAAATCTGCAGGGATTAATTTAACTATGAATCGTAATCACTTCTGTAATTTCATcgacagaaagaaagaacacATTAATTTTGCCTTGAACATTTCATGGATCACACCCAAAAATTCAACAGACATACTCGCAAAAGCAAGAAATGCAAACGGTTTCAACACTTCTAGCTGATGTGTGTTATAACGATTTGGTGTGTGCTTGACACAGGCCCATGACTGATGTAAAACATAATTAGACTCGATAGGCTCTTCTCGAgaagaggtcaggggtcgagCTCCTCATAGAATTTGTTTTACGGCGCAAAATATTCAACGTGTTCTGCAAACAGTTTTAGACTGAGAATTATAGATCAACTATAAAAATTGCAGCAGTCCCCGTGTTCAATTTTGTCTCTTTTATCGACGTAACAGTGTTATAAAACAGCAGCTCATCTATGTTAGATGCGTACTACTCGTGTTGGGTAAGGACAAGTCCATTGGAGCCATTATTTGCAGGTTGGGAGTGCCTTCACAAGAGGTTTAGTTTTTTTATATGACTGAGTTCTCTTGATATCTGCATATTGGGAGTTGCTGTTTTTGACTTGTGCTTGCCTTCACCAACAGGTTatgaaacacacatacataaacacatggTTACTTGAGAAAAAGTCATAAAATTCCCCCTGCAACGACTTAGCACCACCCCGTTAACTTAATTGTCATTTTACTATCTTATGAGGCATTCGACGTATT
Protein-coding regions in this window:
- the LOC136441952 gene encoding uncharacterized protein produces the protein MNTPATNLLKNSVDARYVRFVILSYEGAQAMRAEIVGCNTTAVLPVCPYMLGMESGAIPDGSITASSVDGPNTEPYHGRLNGAAGGGAFFPGISIVGQWLQVDIGEMKRVMGTIIQGRLNHEQWVTSYKLQYSTNRITWTTYVGSDGADMVFPGPVYMNTPVTNLLNNSVDARYVRFVIQNWRGTQAMRAEIVGCNTTAVIPACPQMLGMESGAIPDGSITASSFQSAGNEPYRGRLNGVAGGGGWAASGNTGQWFQVDLGEMKGVMGTIIQGYRTDDKWVTSYKLQYSTDRITWTTYTGSDGSEMVFPGNVDRSTPVTNLLDNSTDARYVRFLPQTWNRGIAMRAEIVGCQTTFCSITKHVEAETLTWDIPKADSSPFTFEVKVNTSGSGLIYLYPWDGDMTENQDGYRVKLTTGQSQIARTKRDGGRDDVASYHSTEMTSAEGFRRFWICWSKGGSVGVGRAGEMEPFMNWTDPQPVTDIGRIGYRTWGVPGDFKFNCTKAGFPGVCVDPPTQANTTGPVCDCPYLLGENCTYPCSPGYHVISADVITKTCRANGTWTEPDIFCLDIDECSTRNGGCSQTCLNTGGGYNCSCTEGFELDGDGYNCSDVDECSTLNGGCSQTCSNTVGSYTCSCTEGFVLDVHGHACNDIDECLFGIGCSQTCINSVGSYSCSCIEGFVLGGDGHGCYERTTLTASTSTTTTTTTSKSTTTTAQQTTTSTTSPAPSSSWFPTPQQTSTARLMDTSTVFNMDLMPTSSTTTVKTTTPFVFGDFDNGDSSDYLDDEASSMSPMTTLPTLPPSTAEPTPPPPVVITTQESSTHAPFLIEEEIPGLIKTLGDKVNDFSGSLEDRKELLKEVADASSSVLRAQSSSREAVAMETTIDLSSGVTDGLKNLIDVQSLDLSPMEQLLQEEKEQERIKGRLMNETRDLLELLDAAADKLLEETPPEGEGTPIRSDGVLTAVKKSIPDVGIVPISQDVGSIVFTKEDNLPEDSTLKVVAFVEDPFVWSVENAEVSSSVIMVTITRNSGLADLQPNITVVVKQRVQFGTTSDAEDQYHNTLPKAYRRKLDDAGRSFPRTKVSSHDNNMKYHAMYIADEGQVPLLRFSVDDVDTELQVYFRFRNFPTEEEYEYTTTVKHSEETNFDGFDMPFGLVYSDFNISFVPEIRMERGWLMVGVKKKGGDLPHGGLRRLLTSAVPQTPPPPGRDGSPAGFTLQTVAVSCLMRGNEDQTWDNRRCKVGLETNETTTQCKCDMTPQSDGKSSRVILATSFLALPNFVHFDKFGTNIDSKLSRNSTVYGTILALWMIFLMSQLLILHSNIRSHIAKFTAVADSFALGHEANLAEANANMAAVPKVSTIPSEVPGSEYVYVVSVRTGTQPDAGTASVVGLMITGSEGRTAMVTLNPEGLILARGGDTYHIMVTPASIGKLQSVQVWHDSSGKGAMESLFIDSIKVWDIQTEQGCCFPCYTWLSSNKGDGRTIRTLQAAPDGEMRMSEYALPTFSYLLYDDHLLLSAVYNSGVRHFSRAQRLVCCLTQTTLWMVGSAMWYAFKLGAHEVTLFDASVTTLRLSELIGTAATSFTVFLPVYAILVPMFRKQSPLEDHIPSKLMKSPSTCRFPYKTVAWILAILTSVSSSFFVIMYSLQFGTERSQAWLKEFVLTFLFSTFLLEPVEIFLIAYTKAAIIGPIVWSGTACVRGVLGTKSSDQQRSPIGVIQKKSKDYDVPGRRVLPPAPKKTDHDPNWTEKITKGRSILVVLVFLLIFTGNAFYIGVLGFDRHAYYVRTSLENSLLSGYKEVTTVDDAWEWLSSELMPSLHPEHGYSGQKLRWLDKQFPVGTNAFRIGPVRLERTTKYPGNPIDIDLEHSNQRLYPELFMYLQNEALGRQSGRSCLHNGTTSIVDDFRYIKDTFAVFDTDDVLKRDLDLPRDAGQAAAVIEFLKQTNWILMVSDTLILRINFYHPDVKLFSTVVFRLQYTPGGAAYLQPSIETFRLFQYQTADDFVQMLFHILFILFFIYNVLNEIWNIRKSGRLYFSSFWNILILCNIGLSTAVIVTFTLRYIEAAAALGDMEQAKGLFGINEFVDISTASQWDATFKEVLSFSIFISTCSILRVLNFSRGVATVYALPRLVYGEALAFAVYMLVVIVAYGFSGILIFGKNMESFSGFKKTSYVLFEMSLGRPFVGVFADDMKTVDRVMGPVYYSTFVMIFVFYLMNLGVGMLCNWMSYCETSDDIGVDTEMGDYFWNSFRSLLGMRHKSEDIDDEAQLPDHFMDETLQRTDTVLQEVDRVTDLMYKFECKKRQLTHVPAGTSRDLV